A genomic region of Pseudomonas sp. MPC6 contains the following coding sequences:
- a CDS encoding ribose ABC transporter permease, with protein MTSPLQRKVASDFITPNARNIAGPGAQEKMRQLMRVAGMLPVLLLLCVGFSLMSDSFFSAQNFSIISQQASINVVLASGLTFVILTGGIDLSVGSILAVSAVVALLVSQVPGLGSLAIPAGLGIGLLLGLVNGVLVAFGKLPAFIVTLGGLTAMRGIARLIGEDKTVFNPDLSFAYIGNDTLFGVPWLVVIALVVVTLSWLILRRTVLGVQIYAVGGNPEAARLSGIKVWKVLLFVYAISGLLAGVGAIMTSARLMAANGLQMGQSYELDAIAAVILGGTRFTGGVGTIVGTLIGALIIATLSNGLILLGVSDIWQYIIKGVVIIGAVALDRFRQTGART; from the coding sequence ATGACTTCCCCATTGCAACGCAAAGTAGCAAGTGACTTCATCACCCCCAATGCACGGAACATCGCCGGACCTGGCGCACAGGAAAAAATGCGTCAACTGATGAGGGTGGCGGGCATGCTCCCCGTATTGCTGCTCCTGTGTGTAGGCTTCAGCCTGATGAGCGACAGCTTTTTCTCGGCGCAAAATTTTTCGATCATCAGCCAACAAGCCTCTATCAACGTGGTATTGGCATCCGGTCTGACTTTCGTGATTTTGACCGGGGGTATCGACCTCTCGGTGGGTTCGATCCTGGCTGTTTCCGCAGTAGTGGCGCTACTGGTATCGCAGGTCCCGGGGTTGGGCTCCTTGGCCATCCCTGCGGGGCTTGGAATCGGACTGTTGCTAGGGCTCGTCAATGGCGTGTTGGTCGCTTTCGGCAAGCTGCCTGCTTTTATAGTCACGCTGGGCGGATTGACGGCGATGCGTGGGATCGCACGCCTCATTGGCGAAGACAAAACAGTGTTCAACCCCGATCTGTCGTTTGCCTACATTGGTAACGATACGTTGTTCGGGGTGCCATGGCTGGTCGTGATCGCATTGGTCGTCGTGACGCTGTCGTGGCTCATTCTTCGTCGGACCGTTTTAGGCGTACAGATTTACGCAGTGGGCGGCAATCCTGAGGCCGCACGGTTATCGGGGATCAAGGTCTGGAAAGTCCTGCTCTTCGTCTATGCCATATCCGGTTTGCTGGCCGGTGTGGGGGCCATCATGACTTCCGCTCGATTGATGGCTGCCAACGGACTGCAAATGGGCCAGTCCTATGAACTCGACGCTATTGCCGCCGTTATCCTGGGAGGCACACGTTTCACCGGAGGCGTCGGCACCATCGTCGGCACGCTGATTGGCGCCCTGATCATCGCGACACTTTCCAACGGCCTGATATTGCTTGGGGTTTCGGATATCTGGCAATACATCATCAAGGGTGTCGTCATTATCGGGGCGGTCGCACTCGATCGCTTTCGGCAGACCGGCGCACGCACTTGA
- a CDS encoding sugar ABC transporter ATP-binding protein → MLNTGSESPPPALLEMRAISKSFNGVRVLHDIDLSIFPGQIHALMGENGAGKSTLMKILSGAYIADSGTIRIDGCDIRHYGLNDAKRHGISVIYQELSLCANMSVVENIYLGREIRRCGVINHKAMTEGAQVVLKRLGVTFDPHALVATLSIADQQLVEIARAIHADTRILVMDEPTTPLSSKETESLFTLIRQLRDEGVAIIYISHRMAEIYALSDFVSVLRDGHYVGSLDRGTLSAETLVRMMVGRDVSGFYAHERASCTYEQPILRVRNLTDGYKIKDCSFELYAGEILGIAGLVGSGRTELARLIAGIDAYAGGHLELDGEVVAIRSPRDAGNAGIAYLTEDRKALGLFLDMSVHDNINVCVLGSDASLTGVVDRSAGTARVKQAIQALNIKASPDINVGALSGGNQQKVLLARLLEMKPRVLFLDEPTSGVDIGAKTEIYKIINALAASGVCVVMISSELPEIVGIADRVLVMCEGKLVAELGGRSGLDITPETIIAFATGSDSLTLANGDLVQ, encoded by the coding sequence ATGCTGAATACCGGATCTGAAAGCCCTCCCCCTGCTCTATTGGAAATGCGCGCCATCTCCAAGTCATTCAATGGCGTACGCGTCCTGCATGACATCGACCTCAGTATCTTCCCCGGACAAATCCACGCGCTAATGGGCGAAAACGGCGCCGGAAAATCCACGCTGATGAAAATACTGTCGGGGGCCTATATCGCCGACAGTGGCACTATCCGAATCGATGGATGTGATATTCGACATTACGGCCTCAATGATGCGAAGCGTCATGGCATCTCGGTTATCTATCAAGAGCTCAGCTTGTGCGCGAACATGAGCGTGGTCGAAAACATCTACCTGGGTAGAGAAATTCGTCGATGCGGCGTTATAAACCACAAGGCTATGACCGAAGGCGCGCAAGTTGTACTAAAGCGACTTGGCGTCACATTCGATCCACACGCGCTAGTCGCTACATTGTCGATTGCGGACCAGCAACTGGTTGAAATCGCCCGTGCAATTCATGCCGATACGCGAATCCTGGTGATGGACGAGCCTACAACGCCGCTGTCTTCAAAAGAGACTGAAAGTCTGTTTACCCTGATTCGCCAGTTACGTGATGAAGGTGTCGCAATCATTTATATCAGCCATCGAATGGCTGAAATATACGCGCTGTCCGATTTTGTTTCGGTGCTCCGGGACGGTCATTACGTGGGTTCGCTGGACCGTGGCACGCTATCGGCCGAAACCCTGGTCCGAATGATGGTGGGGCGCGATGTCTCCGGTTTCTATGCCCATGAGCGTGCTTCGTGTACTTATGAGCAACCGATACTGCGCGTTCGCAACCTGACAGACGGATACAAGATCAAGGATTGCAGTTTCGAACTTTACGCGGGCGAAATTCTCGGGATTGCAGGACTGGTGGGTTCAGGGAGAACGGAACTTGCCCGATTGATCGCAGGTATCGATGCGTACGCCGGGGGACACCTTGAACTGGATGGCGAAGTTGTAGCCATACGCTCCCCTCGCGATGCAGGCAATGCAGGTATCGCCTATCTGACAGAAGACCGTAAAGCCTTGGGCCTCTTTCTCGATATGAGTGTCCACGACAATATCAATGTCTGTGTGTTGGGAAGTGATGCTTCATTGACGGGTGTTGTGGACCGATCGGCTGGAACCGCACGCGTTAAACAGGCCATTCAGGCACTCAATATCAAAGCCTCCCCGGACATCAATGTCGGCGCGCTGTCTGGAGGCAACCAACAAAAGGTTTTGCTGGCTCGTCTACTTGAAATGAAGCCCAGGGTGCTGTTCCTCGACGAGCCTACTTCGGGAGTCGATATTGGAGCCAAAACAGAAATATATAAAATAATCAATGCATTGGCCGCCTCCGGCGTTTGTGTAGTGATGATTTCAAGTGAACTGCCAGAGATTGTCGGAATTGCTGACCGTGTGTTGGTCATGTGTGAAGGAAAACTTGTCGCCGAACTCGGTGGCCGCAGCGGTCTTGATATCACACCTGAAACCATTATCGCGTTTGCCACAGGCAGCGACAGCTTGACTCTAGCCAACGGAGACTTAGTCCAATGA
- the tcuA gene encoding FAD-dependent tricarballylate dehydrogenase TcuA, producing MIDVLIIGGGNAALCAALMAREAGASVMLLEASPKIWRGGNSQHTRNLRCMHDEPQDVLIEAYPEEEYWQDLLKVTGGLTDEKLARIAIRASSSCRDWMRSHGVHFQPPLSGALHVARTNAFFMGGGKALVNAYFRSAERLGVKVRYNTQVTDIELDEGKFVAAHVGEHEVDGQRFAAERIEARACVLAAGGFESNREWLREAWGQNERGEWPSDNFLIRGTRFNTGILLRRMLDLGADVIGDPTQAHMVAIDARAPLYDGGICTRIDCVSLGVVVNRDGERFYDEGEDFWPKRYAIWGRLVAGQPGQQAYSIIDQQAIGRFMPPVFPGTTANTLQDLARQLKLPQEKFVKTVEDYNSACRVGTFDHTALDDCHTQGLSPAKTHWARPLVKPPFYAYPLKPGVTFTYLGLATDETAAVHFNGKASPNLFVAGEMMAGNVLGKGYTAGIGMAIGTAFGRIAGVQAAASVGFGVSSANTESRYATV from the coding sequence GTGGCAACGCTGCCTTGTGCGCCGCTTTGATGGCGCGAGAAGCGGGCGCCAGCGTGATGCTGCTGGAAGCCTCTCCGAAAATCTGGCGCGGTGGCAACTCCCAACACACCCGTAACCTGCGGTGCATGCACGACGAACCGCAGGACGTGCTGATCGAAGCCTATCCGGAAGAAGAATACTGGCAAGACCTGTTGAAGGTTACCGGTGGCCTCACGGATGAAAAGCTTGCACGCATTGCCATTCGGGCATCGTCTTCTTGCCGCGATTGGATGCGTTCGCACGGCGTGCATTTTCAGCCACCGCTGTCCGGCGCGCTGCACGTGGCGCGGACCAATGCTTTTTTTATGGGCGGCGGCAAAGCGCTGGTCAATGCGTATTTCCGCAGCGCCGAGCGCCTGGGTGTAAAAGTTCGCTACAACACGCAAGTGACCGACATCGAGTTGGATGAGGGGAAATTCGTCGCCGCCCATGTGGGCGAACATGAGGTCGATGGTCAGCGTTTCGCCGCAGAACGCATTGAAGCCCGGGCCTGCGTGTTGGCGGCCGGCGGCTTCGAATCCAACCGTGAATGGCTGCGCGAAGCCTGGGGTCAGAATGAACGCGGTGAATGGCCATCGGACAATTTCCTGATCCGGGGCACCCGATTCAACACCGGCATTTTGCTACGGCGCATGCTCGACCTTGGCGCCGATGTGATCGGCGATCCGACGCAAGCACACATGGTCGCGATTGATGCCCGCGCGCCACTCTACGACGGCGGCATCTGCACCCGAATCGACTGCGTATCGCTGGGTGTGGTGGTCAATCGTGACGGCGAACGCTTCTACGACGAAGGTGAGGATTTCTGGCCAAAACGTTATGCGATCTGGGGGCGTCTGGTGGCCGGACAACCCGGTCAGCAGGCGTATTCGATCATCGATCAACAAGCCATCGGCCGCTTCATGCCGCCGGTCTTTCCCGGCACCACCGCCAATACTCTGCAAGACCTTGCCCGCCAGTTGAAGCTGCCTCAAGAAAAATTCGTCAAGACCGTCGAGGACTACAACAGCGCCTGCCGCGTTGGCACGTTCGATCACACGGCGTTGGACGACTGCCACACCCAAGGACTGTCGCCCGCCAAAACCCATTGGGCGCGACCATTGGTGAAACCACCTTTCTACGCCTACCCGCTAAAACCGGGTGTCACGTTCACCTACCTCGGCCTCGCCACCGACGAAACCGCTGCCGTGCATTTCAACGGCAAAGCGAGCCCCAACCTGTTCGTCGCGGGAGAAATGATGGCCGGCAATGTTCTGGGCAAGGGCTACACCGCCGGCATCGGCATGGCCATCGGTACCGCGTTTGGCCGCATTGCCGGTGTGCAGGCGGCCGCTTCGGTGGGCTTTGGCGTTTCATCTGCAAACACGGAGTCTCGATATGCAACTGTTTGA
- a CDS encoding carbohydrate porin, which yields MNVKTLSAVLGASFAVGVLPVDAYSADFSGYFRTGVGDSTQGGKQSCFQLPGAQSKYRLGNECEQYLELDLRQDLLSLDDGSVVSVEGMAQFYNEYGHEPKFDGEHGYTRMSQLYAEWSKMPALNGGSFWAGRRYYNRNDINISDYFYWNQSSTGFGFDQVALGDLKYSYVLSRKDNVFQKDFVTRHDVTVSGFNTNPGGEVQLGASYLDKPSREDAHQGWSVVAQHKQVAFLGGVNKFAIQYGRGPGTALSYTGDSTLDESNKSWRIVEFFDWQMTPAFSGQVELVYQKDTRPEGDDQNWLSMGVRPIYAFSDQFKLITEVGRDQVEAADGTRKLTKYTIAPTWSPKGPGFWDRPEIRLYYTYATWNKAAQRAAGLQSPGSALSDTGAFGTDLHGSNVGVQVEYWWK from the coding sequence ATGAACGTCAAGACTCTCAGTGCAGTTCTGGGTGCGTCCTTTGCTGTCGGTGTTTTACCTGTCGATGCGTATTCAGCCGATTTCAGTGGTTATTTCCGAACCGGGGTAGGGGATTCGACTCAAGGAGGGAAACAGTCGTGTTTTCAGCTGCCCGGCGCACAATCCAAATATCGTCTTGGCAACGAATGTGAGCAATATCTGGAGCTGGATTTGCGCCAGGATCTGCTTTCACTGGACGACGGCTCGGTGGTTAGCGTGGAGGGCATGGCGCAGTTTTACAACGAGTATGGCCATGAGCCGAAATTTGACGGAGAACACGGCTATACGCGAATGAGTCAGCTCTACGCAGAGTGGAGCAAGATGCCGGCATTGAATGGCGGTTCTTTCTGGGCGGGCCGTCGTTACTACAACCGAAACGACATCAATATTTCCGACTACTTCTACTGGAACCAAAGTTCAACGGGCTTTGGCTTCGATCAGGTCGCATTGGGAGATCTGAAATACAGCTACGTGTTGTCACGCAAGGACAATGTCTTCCAAAAGGATTTTGTTACCCGGCATGATGTAACCGTCAGCGGATTCAACACCAATCCCGGTGGCGAGGTTCAGCTGGGCGCCAGTTATCTGGACAAGCCGAGCCGCGAGGATGCTCATCAGGGCTGGTCGGTGGTCGCCCAGCACAAGCAGGTCGCGTTTCTTGGCGGAGTCAATAAGTTCGCGATTCAATACGGCCGGGGGCCGGGCACCGCATTGAGCTACACCGGTGATTCCACATTGGATGAGAGCAACAAGAGCTGGCGGATCGTGGAGTTCTTCGATTGGCAAATGACCCCTGCCTTCAGTGGTCAGGTTGAGCTGGTCTATCAAAAAGACACGCGCCCTGAGGGTGATGATCAGAACTGGTTATCCATGGGTGTTCGGCCAATTTATGCGTTTTCGGATCAGTTCAAGTTGATCACCGAAGTTGGGCGCGACCAGGTTGAAGCCGCGGACGGTACCCGAAAACTCACCAAGTACACCATCGCGCCGACTTGGTCACCAAAGGGACCGGGATTCTGGGACCGGCCGGAAATTCGTCTGTATTACACCTACGCCACCTGGAACAAGGCTGCGCAACGCGCCGCCGGCCTGCAATCTCCGGGATCGGCCCTGTCTGATACCGGTGCGTTTGGCACCGACCTGCACGGTTCCAACGTAGGGGTTCAGGTCGAGTATTGGTGGAAATAA
- a CDS encoding LacI family DNA-binding transcriptional regulator, whose protein sequence is MGAKMSDVARAANVSMSTVSHVLNGTRKVHPDTVRNVNQAVEAVGYIRNSLARSLARSSSGAIGVAIATLSNYYFSETVRAIEAACAKSGLMMILVNTQKDPEQELKAVKALHERRVDGIVLASEYDPENRVFNYLKANNIPTVLIDRLLSTSFDQVGVENKQSSQELIAHLIKLGHRRIGMVSGRLTQSSSLERIDGYRSALAEAGIAYDEQLVCCGESAIAPAMEATRRLLALEHPPTAIMTANNLMTIGAMHALRAAGLEVPKDIALVGFDDFDWADAFSPRLTVMAQPLEELGTQAVKLLLKRIKQPEGRRQTLRLKPSLIQRDSCGFPK, encoded by the coding sequence GTGGGCGCAAAGATGAGTGATGTCGCGCGGGCCGCAAACGTATCAATGTCTACGGTATCCCATGTGCTCAACGGTACTCGCAAAGTACATCCGGACACCGTTCGTAACGTGAATCAGGCTGTAGAGGCCGTAGGCTATATTCGAAACTCGCTCGCACGGTCCCTGGCCCGTTCCTCTTCAGGGGCCATAGGGGTCGCGATCGCTACGCTGTCAAACTATTACTTCAGTGAAACAGTACGTGCCATCGAAGCGGCCTGTGCGAAAAGCGGTTTGATGATGATACTGGTCAATACGCAAAAAGATCCGGAGCAAGAGCTCAAAGCGGTCAAGGCACTGCATGAAAGACGGGTCGACGGCATTGTACTGGCCTCGGAGTATGATCCGGAAAATAGAGTTTTCAATTACTTGAAGGCCAACAACATACCCACGGTTCTCATCGATCGGCTGCTGTCGACGTCTTTCGATCAGGTGGGGGTAGAGAACAAGCAATCCTCTCAAGAGTTGATTGCACATTTGATTAAACTTGGACATCGGCGTATCGGGATGGTCTCCGGACGATTGACCCAGTCTTCTTCTCTTGAGCGAATTGACGGCTACCGTTCGGCCTTGGCTGAGGCTGGAATTGCCTACGACGAGCAATTGGTTTGCTGTGGTGAATCGGCGATTGCGCCGGCCATGGAAGCCACTCGCCGTTTGCTGGCGCTGGAGCACCCGCCGACCGCCATCATGACTGCCAACAATCTGATGACCATCGGTGCGATGCACGCTCTTCGTGCAGCAGGTCTTGAAGTGCCAAAGGACATCGCGCTGGTCGGCTTTGACGACTTCGACTGGGCGGATGCTTTTAGCCCCCGATTGACCGTTATGGCGCAACCTCTCGAGGAATTGGGAACCCAGGCGGTGAAGCTTCTCTTGAAGCGTATCAAGCAACCTGAGGGGCGCCGTCAGACGCTTCGATTGAAACCCTCTTTAATTCAGCGGGACTCTTGCGGCTTTCCCAAATAA
- a CDS encoding DUF6632 domain-containing protein has product MTVVDRLRYLRVVLVLAGLACLALYPLMLFWPSGWAWHVGHSDYPMMIVGIYATLGVFLILAARDPLANLSLIWFTVWSSAVHGGIMAVQTVTQPGQMGHLAGDVPALFIVAVALAILTPRSQLAARPRTHNRA; this is encoded by the coding sequence ATGACCGTAGTCGATCGCCTCAGGTATTTGCGCGTCGTTCTGGTTTTGGCTGGCCTCGCGTGCCTTGCTCTCTATCCACTTATGTTGTTCTGGCCGTCCGGCTGGGCCTGGCACGTCGGTCACTCGGACTACCCGATGATGATCGTTGGCATCTACGCCACACTTGGCGTGTTCTTGATCCTGGCCGCACGTGATCCATTAGCCAATCTGAGCCTGATCTGGTTCACCGTGTGGTCTAGCGCCGTACACGGAGGAATCATGGCCGTCCAGACGGTCACCCAGCCGGGGCAAATGGGGCACCTGGCAGGTGACGTGCCGGCGCTCTTCATCGTGGCGGTTGCCTTGGCCATCTTGACGCCCCGCTCGCAATTGGCCGCTCGGCCCCGGACACACAATAGGGCCTGA
- the pgi gene encoding glucose-6-phosphate isomerase, with product MNNYNKASDVTALPAWRNLLDHRESMNNFSMRDAFRDDSQRFQDFSLAGCGLFLDYSKNLITHQTRSLLVNLAREAGVEQAAHAMFSGEKINCSEGRPVLHTALRRPVGEPLMVDGRNLMRDVHSALAQMTDVVSRIHSHLWRGYNDKVITDVVNIGIGGSFLGPELVSEALAPFARHGVRCHYLANIDGNEFREVTADLNVETTLFIISSKTFGTLETLKNAHACRSWYLAKGGTEEKLYRHFIAVTSNRQAALDFGIREANIFPMWDWVGGRYSLWSAIGLPIALAIGIANFKELLSGAYAMDQHFLNEPLEQNLPVLLAVLGVWYHNFWGAQSYAFLPYDHNLRNFVKHLQQMDMESNGKSVRLDGTPVSYTTGPVIWGGVGCNGQHAYHQLLHQGTPLIPADFIVPVVSHNPVADHQEWLYANCLSQSQALMRGKTRGEAEAELKAKGLSSSEIERLAPHKVIPGNRPSNTVALEVINPHSLGALIALYEHKVFVQGVIWGVNSFDQWGVELGKELGNSVYNLLTRYDAEPADDSSTQGLIDFFRGRHRG from the coding sequence ATGAATAACTACAACAAAGCGAGTGATGTGACTGCATTGCCGGCATGGCGCAACCTGCTCGACCATCGGGAGAGCATGAACAATTTCAGTATGCGCGATGCTTTCCGGGATGACAGTCAACGCTTTCAGGATTTTTCCCTGGCAGGCTGCGGGCTGTTTCTGGATTACTCCAAAAACCTGATCACTCACCAGACGCGCTCACTGCTTGTCAACCTCGCGCGTGAGGCAGGCGTGGAACAGGCCGCGCACGCCATGTTCAGTGGAGAAAAAATCAACTGTTCCGAGGGGCGTCCTGTGCTGCATACCGCGCTGCGGCGTCCAGTGGGGGAGCCGTTGATGGTCGATGGCCGCAACCTGATGCGCGATGTGCATAGTGCCCTGGCGCAGATGACCGACGTGGTGAGTCGTATCCATAGCCACCTTTGGCGTGGTTACAACGACAAGGTCATCACTGATGTCGTGAACATTGGTATCGGCGGCTCATTTCTGGGCCCGGAGCTGGTCTCTGAAGCCCTGGCGCCTTTCGCTCGGCATGGGGTGCGGTGCCATTACCTGGCTAACATCGACGGCAATGAGTTTCGAGAGGTGACAGCCGATCTGAACGTGGAAACAACGCTGTTCATCATCTCCAGCAAAACCTTCGGGACTCTGGAAACCTTGAAGAACGCGCACGCGTGTCGAAGCTGGTACCTGGCCAAGGGCGGGACGGAAGAGAAGCTGTATCGCCATTTCATTGCCGTGACCAGTAATCGCCAGGCCGCGCTGGATTTCGGCATCCGTGAAGCCAACATTTTCCCCATGTGGGACTGGGTCGGGGGTCGTTATTCACTCTGGTCGGCAATCGGACTGCCAATTGCGCTGGCCATTGGCATCGCTAACTTCAAGGAACTGCTGTCCGGCGCCTACGCGATGGATCAGCATTTTCTGAATGAACCGCTGGAACAGAACCTTCCCGTTCTTTTAGCGGTACTCGGGGTTTGGTATCACAACTTTTGGGGGGCGCAAAGTTATGCGTTCTTGCCCTATGACCACAACCTTCGCAACTTCGTAAAGCATTTGCAGCAGATGGACATGGAATCCAATGGTAAAAGTGTCCGTCTTGACGGCACGCCGGTTTCCTACACCACTGGCCCGGTCATCTGGGGCGGCGTGGGATGTAACGGACAGCACGCTTACCATCAGTTGCTGCATCAAGGCACGCCTCTGATTCCGGCTGATTTCATTGTACCGGTGGTCAGCCATAATCCAGTGGCTGACCATCAGGAATGGCTGTACGCCAATTGCTTGTCTCAAAGCCAGGCGCTGATGCGCGGTAAAACCCGTGGTGAAGCCGAGGCAGAACTGAAAGCCAAAGGCCTGTCATCCAGTGAGATTGAACGGCTGGCGCCGCATAAGGTAATCCCCGGTAACCGGCCCAGTAATACAGTCGCGCTTGAAGTCATCAATCCACATAGCCTGGGGGCGCTGATTGCGCTTTATGAACATAAGGTCTTTGTCCAGGGTGTCATCTGGGGAGTCAATTCGTTTGATCAATGGGGCGTGGAGCTGGGCAAGGAACTGGGCAACAGCGTTTACAACCTGCTGACTCGCTATGACGCGGAACCGGCAGATGATTCCTCGACACAGGGGTTGATAGATTTCTTCAGGGGACGTCATCGGGGTTAG
- the tcuB gene encoding tricarballylate utilization 4Fe-4S protein TcuB, which produces MQLFDPQASGGLIPVLNLDESEVQRQMTICNACRYCEGFCAVFPAMTRRLEFTQADIHYLANLCHNCGACLHACQYAAPHEFDVNIPKAMAKVRLDTYAEYAWPQVMGRLYQRNGLTLALASGGGLALFLCLTLMLMGNLFTAIPGGDFYKIFPHNTLALMFGSVFGFAVLALTMGVRRFWRNVSPVAAPLPLKTSAALEATANVAKLKYLDGGHGEGCNNADDQFTLWRRRFHHLTFYGFMLCFAATGVATLFHYLLKWSAPYPIFSLPVMLGIAGGIGLLIGPAGLLWLNLRRNPAHGDENQKPMDRGFIALLFLVSASGLALLALRETSALGLMLAIHLGLVMAFFLTMPYSKFAHGIFRSAALLKHAIEKRQPNPINAGSD; this is translated from the coding sequence ATGCAACTGTTTGATCCCCAAGCGTCGGGCGGGTTGATCCCGGTGTTGAATCTTGACGAAAGTGAAGTCCAGCGGCAGATGACCATCTGCAATGCCTGCCGTTATTGCGAAGGCTTCTGCGCGGTATTTCCGGCGATGACCCGGCGCTTGGAATTCACTCAGGCCGACATCCATTACCTGGCGAACTTGTGCCATAACTGCGGCGCGTGCCTGCACGCCTGTCAGTACGCCGCCCCACACGAATTCGACGTCAACATCCCCAAAGCCATGGCCAAAGTGCGCCTGGATACTTACGCCGAATACGCCTGGCCGCAAGTGATGGGCAGGTTGTATCAGCGCAACGGCCTGACCCTGGCGCTGGCTTCCGGTGGGGGACTGGCTTTGTTTTTATGCCTGACCCTGATGCTCATGGGCAACCTGTTCACGGCCATTCCCGGGGGCGACTTCTACAAGATTTTCCCGCATAACACCCTGGCGCTGATGTTCGGCTCAGTGTTCGGCTTTGCGGTACTTGCCCTGACCATGGGGGTACGGCGCTTCTGGCGCAACGTGTCACCGGTCGCAGCGCCACTGCCGTTGAAAACGTCCGCTGCATTGGAGGCTACGGCCAACGTCGCGAAGCTCAAATACCTGGACGGCGGCCATGGCGAAGGCTGCAACAACGCCGACGATCAATTCACCTTGTGGCGACGCCGATTCCACCACCTCACCTTCTACGGCTTCATGTTGTGCTTCGCCGCCACCGGTGTCGCCACGCTCTTTCACTATCTGCTGAAGTGGTCGGCGCCTTATCCGATCTTCAGCTTGCCGGTGATGTTGGGTATTGCCGGTGGCATTGGCCTGCTGATCGGCCCGGCGGGTCTCCTTTGGCTGAACCTGCGTCGCAACCCTGCGCACGGCGATGAGAACCAAAAACCCATGGATCGCGGCTTCATCGCGCTGCTGTTTCTGGTCAGCGCAAGCGGCCTGGCGCTACTGGCTTTGCGTGAAACCAGCGCCTTGGGCTTGATGTTGGCTATCCATCTCGGCCTGGTCATGGCGTTTTTCCTGACCATGCCCTACAGCAAATTCGCCCATGGAATATTCCGCAGCGCAGCGCTGCTCAAACACGCCATCGAGAAGCGTCAACCCAACCCGATCAACGCCGGCAGCGACTGA
- a CDS encoding MFS transporter produces the protein MMKTTTATTQAKGSKLGAILRVTSGNFLEQFDFFLFGFYATYISRTFFPATSEFASLMMTFAVFGSGFLMRPLGAIVLGAYIDKVGRRKGLIVTLSIMAAGTVLIALVPGYAAIGVAAPILVLLGRLLQGFSAGAEMGGVSVYLAEISTPGHTGFYTSWQSASQQVAIVVAAALGYTINATMQAAEIADWGWRIPFFIGCVIIPFIFIIRRSLEETAAFTARSHRPTTREVFRSMRDNWRTVLAGGLLASMTTTTFYLITVYTPTFGRTVLNLSTTDSLVVTLLVGISNFIWLPIGGALSDRIGRRPLLLAISLLCIFTAYPAMHWLAEAASFERLLTVLLYFSFFFGIYNGAMVAALTEVMPQNVRVVGFSLAFSLATAVFGGFTPAISTLLVQATGDKASPAYWLMFAAVCGFTATTILYRRQKPLAVRTV, from the coding sequence ATGATGAAAACGACAACGGCAACAACCCAAGCAAAGGGGTCCAAATTAGGCGCCATTTTGCGGGTCACCAGCGGTAACTTTCTCGAGCAGTTCGACTTCTTTCTGTTCGGGTTCTACGCGACCTACATCTCTCGGACTTTCTTTCCCGCCACCAGCGAGTTTGCCTCGCTGATGATGACCTTCGCGGTATTCGGCTCCGGATTCCTGATGCGTCCGTTAGGCGCCATTGTGCTGGGGGCGTACATCGACAAGGTGGGCCGTCGCAAGGGACTGATCGTAACGCTGTCGATCATGGCCGCCGGTACCGTATTGATCGCCCTGGTGCCGGGCTATGCCGCCATCGGCGTGGCGGCACCGATTCTGGTGTTGTTGGGCAGGCTGCTACAGGGCTTCTCCGCCGGCGCGGAAATGGGCGGTGTTTCCGTGTACCTGGCGGAAATTTCCACCCCTGGTCACACCGGTTTCTACACCAGTTGGCAATCGGCCAGCCAACAGGTGGCGATCGTCGTCGCGGCCGCGTTGGGCTACACGATCAATGCCACGATGCAAGCCGCTGAAATCGCCGATTGGGGCTGGCGTATTCCGTTCTTCATTGGCTGCGTGATCATCCCGTTCATTTTCATTATTCGCCGCTCACTGGAAGAAACCGCTGCCTTCACTGCCCGCAGCCATCGTCCAACAACTCGCGAAGTTTTTCGCTCGATGCGTGACAACTGGCGCACCGTACTGGCGGGCGGCTTACTGGCGTCCATGACCACCACCACGTTCTACCTGATTACGGTCTACACACCGACATTTGGCAGGACAGTACTGAACCTGAGCACCACCGACAGCCTGGTGGTCACATTGCTGGTCGGCATCAGCAACTTTATCTGGCTGCCTATCGGCGGCGCCCTCTCCGACCGCATTGGCCGTCGGCCATTGTTGCTGGCGATATCGTTGCTGTGCATCTTCACCGCCTATCCCGCCATGCACTGGCTGGCAGAGGCGGCGAGTTTCGAACGACTGCTCACTGTTCTGCTGTACTTCTCATTCTTCTTTGGCATTTACAACGGCGCCATGGTCGCGGCACTGACCGAAGTCATGCCACAGAACGTGCGGGTAGTCGGGTTTTCACTGGCCTTCAGTTTGGCCACCGCGGTGTTTGGCGGTTTTACCCCGGCAATCTCGACGCTGCTTGTCCAGGCCACGGGCGACAAGGCATCACCTGCCTACTGGCTGATGTTCGCGGCGGTGTGCGGGTTCACGGCGACGACGATTCTGTATCGTCGGCAAAAACCTTTGGCAGTCAGAACCGTTTAG